The Topomyia yanbarensis strain Yona2022 chromosome 3, ASM3024719v1, whole genome shotgun sequence nucleotide sequence CGGGCACCATATGGAGTGAGTCTTAGCGCGACTCAGGTATATAGACTCTAGTAATTATTTATCACGAGTGAAAAAGCACAATCTGCacataatgcaaaaaacacataCTTAACTCTACGGCTACATGATATTGAACTTAAAATTAGTGAAGTAATCTATTACTTAAAATTAGAAACTAAATCTAGTGCTACAATATTTAATCTACCTGTTCAACGCAAAAACGCACACTCTCGGAAACTTTAACTAAATTCAACAACTGCTTAAATGAGCGCTCATACCTAGTAGATATGGGAGGTAACAGGTATTTGAAACCGCGAACATCGCAGCCACAGCCTTCAACGGGTAGTCCAGAAAAATCAGCGGGAGGAGAACGTCactccggcgctagcttagctctgtcactaagttagtgtctgattctgatgagacgaaggcgaaacgcaaattctataactaatttagttacagGTTTCGTGCTCTTCACGAGCAAAgatagttttaaacaattttctccttaatggagaaaaagtAGTGTTTAACCTAAATTGCTCTCCACTAGAGAAAAATATAGCACAGTGCATCTTACAATGGCTTGTTAAGCCAAACCTATGTCAACTAATTCAGAGTCTTTGCATCGGGACAAATCCAATGCTCATTCGTTACTGGAAAATCGAAGGTAGCATTCCTCAAAATGCTAACGATTCTCAAATTagatcagcatgcagcagtaaTCGGAGCTCGCATGCTACAAATTTCATACTCAAAAAAATCATACTTCAACGATAAAACCATCCAATGTTTTCTAACTACTCTCGTTGTAGCGTGCTTTCGTGGAACGATAGTAATTCAAGTCTCAAGGCAACTTTTCTCAGCGGTCCAGTGATTCGATTCCTTGCCTCTGAGCAGCTGGTCACTGACACCTTGGCATCCAACATCATAATCGCAGTTCTACAAGGCCTTCAATTACACGGGCAACATGAAGCCAATCAGGTAAGATCGCTTTTCCTGGTAGATATTATGTTCCTTTCTCATTCTATTGTGatttcaattaaattttcagGCATCTCTTATCACACTGGGTGTGCAGGCGTACGAAATCCTGCGGCCAAAGTTTCCCTGCATTCTGGAGGTGCTGCAACAAATACCCAACATCAGCGCAGCGGACATCCAGAAGCTGGATGAGAAGATCTCGATCTCCGCTAGCACCAAAGGGAACAAGATTGATAAAGCCAAGAAGGATCTGTTCAAGAAGATAACCTCGCACATAATGGGTCGCAGTTTGGGTCAGCATGGCAAGAAGGAAGTTCGTATTTTGAACCTGCCACCTATCGTTCCACCAACCGCAGCGACAGCACGCAACGTATACAATCTGATCGACGGCGGTCAGGAGACGGGACTGGCACATCTCTTTGCCAGTCGGAGTTAGTTTCGGCCGCGTGTACCACCTACCTATCAAATAGGCACTGTTGCTTAGATTTTAAAATTGTTAGTTCTCTTATTAGTTTTCttattttctctctctctcgatcCCAGTTCAAGTTTACATCCTTTACTTTTTTTGTATTCCATAGGGAACAAAATCTCACGCTGAAACCGACACCGGTTGCTTGTTAATTGCGCTTCTCATATTGTGTTATacgaattttaatttatttacctGCTATTGGAACTAAAAAAATCGCTTACCGAGAATTACGCCACAGCTGCCAGCAGTAGTTGTTTTTAAAATTGTATTTattcatttgaaatttgttggcatttctgctAAAAAATGGACTCAATTCCACTGCATATAATCGAATCAAATTACGAAAATGGATAGGGTGTCATTTGATAGGAATTATTTAAATACTAGGAACTGAAGGAAAAACATCATTACGTGCAGTTCTAGTTTATTATAGTTGATCGTGATAAGGATAGCAAGCATTGAACGGATAGAGCGTGAATGAATTTGTACGAGTAGAATACCTACATGTTAATTTTTGGTATTGAAGTCATCACTGAGAAAATGGAACCCAATTATACATCTATGATCAAACAAATGGTGTTTCGAAGACCGGGAAAAAAATCTAGAAACATATAAtgataaaatataataataatcaCTATTATTATCCAGCCATTGAAGCTACTGGGTCAACTTAATTTCTGTTCTTATCACAGCGCCTATACATTGAGGAAGTCAATAACGCTGGGgtgttcatataccacgtgaaCAAAATAGTATTATAAATTCACTCCTTCCCCTCAATGGACTCACGTGGACATTTCCTGTAGCCCTatctagacctgtgcgccgccgcgccacgccgccgccgccggtaaatttcaacaaacgccgacgccgagaggtagaccggcggcgcgccgccgacgcttttttctcacgccgacaattcgcgaactcgaaaatcaTTGACTCATAATTTCATCCACAAATCTATGAACACTGTCTATcgtccgaatatacgacgttaactgattcatgatttatcacattgatctttatttggtaccgtaaaccggggtgacattgatcacttttcgaagtaatcattccatatttttagacgcaacacatttttttcaagtttaatattcttaaaccatgtactgatgtaaggaAAACAAGATTGGatagttttacctaaaattgtccgcttacaggtatttttccaaaaatgatttcaagttgatgtccgttttcgtattccggggtgactttgataacctgcatgttcacccacattaagttattgatatcaatgtttttcattcaaatgtttgtttaaactaattctggaaagatactcattgttaaatagatgttaattggtattatacaaagtattcaatgtactgtaaaattcgagtaaccaaaattcgtataatttgtgtccaactagaataaaagattctgaaaacctttaaaactgctaaaattgttttatttcagtgctttatcaatgtacaaaatgtttcatccattttaacacgatagaatattgaacaataaaaaaagttgcgagttttagcttaaaaattttgaaataattgccaactagtttcacaaaaaattgcatttaaaataaacaaactcttaaaagtaaatttggtgcatcccactctaaaggaaaataaaatctcgcttgtaatttattactcttgctcaaatctgagatttatttgttttataaaaaatcgaCACATTaggaagcttcgtaaaaataaggtaaagtcaaaattCGGTTtaatgtagtttttgtacccagaaaccgaacaaaatacttaaaaagtataacaaaccagtatttcataagtttagagtaaaaatcatttcaaactaaaatgattcggtagactattccggtttaataagcgatctacaaaaaaagtttcgagtgatcaaagtcaccccgatgatcaaagtcaccccggtttacggtattagtggttgtgaattagatcacaaaattaacaaagtcttgatattttctcgaaaatcattacacgatactcggaatataattcatggagccattcttgcttcgtcaactggttatgattgcgagcatataagttacaattcaccattAGTGGAATGGtccagaaatttaaaaaaaaaatacttccactttcaagatatagttgATTCCTAATATGttagacacgattcaccagtggAGCTCGGCTTCAAGGAACTCTGACTATTATTTATGAACTATTCACTTTactctttggttttgaaatttctatgtgagctattgtgtacaactgctagcaaccagtctcaaaAGCGCGAGAATTATATATactactaggacctgtaaccctgttattcttttgttaagattcagtgtaatgttcgaaattaaatgaaactgtgctgagcaccaaaaatacattacctagctacaattcatgtccgtgaaataattaagaaaactataagacacgtgactctgtgtaaaaaatccgacggtaagctcaagactaaaatatcacgataacacgacgagaatttacgaaaatcgttgcgcatcctagggacagatcactctagaaatgtataacaaatttgtatcaaattagaaataatgcaattaatttccatttttgcatcaactttgcactccctcgcagaaaagtttgtttaacaaacgtcctacgctgattcactttgttcgacgttttgttgaacgtagggctaattttttgtagggttttgacgtcttacatgcaacacaaaatacattatcaatttctattttgatggaaagaaatgcatttcatttagctgatttttaaaaatgtgatctgcccctagtgcaTATTGTTCAATTCTGGacttttttagtcaataaagttaatataaatcaatatatcatcAAGGTctgaactagaatcataaaaatattaaacatattcagatacaaccacctactaaacatttgagtataatggattattttttttgcgtgaactaattttgtaaaaacacaaaaattattttcaatacgaggtttatttatcattgattgaatcgtgacttattttgatttttttccttaAGAACAGTTTTCGCACGTTGGTGCACTGATGTGGCGATgtagagggtaagatttctggtctcataaattattcatcgtgtgatctagccccactcaggaaagattttcagtgtcagttgcatcagcccggtatcacagacaaataggtcgtaacacgagatgaattttcctCACTCGTaggaaaaacggtcgatttaattacaaaaatgcgccatatcagcgagcgtggcgttagtgaaaagattttgacacagagctaaatgcgttacttagtttctgcacccacccgaaaacgttaccgtctttttaatttcatgcaaaccaaaacaaataaaatgggCTGGAAATGTGAAACTCATTCTTGTTGAAGTGCCCAAGGCGGGAGTTGTTTACAACCacttcttaagttacaacacgatgccgatctgtgagtaagcacataatagGATGTTAGTACTTTGATttattcggtgtatcgaatctaactagatgtatgcaatggattagaacttgttggtccccggaactgctggagaaattggcggggtgcaggtgctacgaaaactagagatatgctcagaccattttcaatcaggcttgtgtttagtgatcagtttcaacccaacaggagctaaaacattaagtcgtggaattatgaatgatagtaactgtatatttaggtttcgcagggtgtagatctgtatgattccagcacatcgagcatactttgcattcAAGATAGAAGCAAATTTTACGTTGGTTTTTGTTAATGTAGTGTCATGGAATCGTATATGCTTTATCATCgcggcgattttgtacttacaagaagtaaaagtaaacgccagcctggaaaatgaagaaatcccagtaaagttcagccggaattgaactggaaatctggctggttccagttcgtacacgggatccagtggcacaaccgattctaactacaatcggttgtgtcactggagcaggaatacgaactggaaccagccagaatcccGGTTCATTTCTGAGCTGAGCTTAAATGGGATgtcttgaaaggtgtccttacacgattattaaaagtgacatttctgcgcagtaatgctaTTAATAACGCatcgtgttagggtacctgatatatgcgggattctaaaagagcgacggtaaagaagactaaatagaaacaaaaaacaatgaaacgacaacaaggattaatttcctcaaacaaaacaaaaactgtttcaccgttgcttaatttcccaaatatagaacaataaataataattcattcttcaaatttgtccattgcaatcattatttcatgcgaagtcgtagtatgtaacctcgacaatttttctatttcgttcttcaaatttaacaactaaaaatagttccacctttcatttattatcttgcatttcgcaagcagggtgggcactattagagcttcagtttaaaaaaaaatgatgtggttgcgagaattacattttgtgcaatgtgttcaacagatgtcgctagtacattgtgggcaatgatttttttagaattttcttcaaacTGTAACGTCTGCTTGTATGTGCCTGATACAATAGAAaccaaaaatttgggaaaggaattgtactgccaagaatttttttagttacataggtgtcaatattcgtcacgccgacacacgccggcgcgccgccgccgatggggtccaacggcgtgacgccgccaacgccgccgccgccggccaaatatgtcgcttacgccgccgccgattaaaaatgcatcggcgcacacctctagccCTATCCCAGCAATGTCCACTTGAACTTTTCTGATTTGCTGtcgataataattattattctaGTATCAAATTTTACTGGTTCAAACATTCGTGAAATTACCTCATTTCTGAAAAACTGATAACTATACACTATgcaaataattcatttatttggtGTTGACGTCATTGCCAATacctttttggtggtatccaacggagaAAATAGATCGAAATGTTCagtgaagcgaaagcaattatgtggaAAAAATCTTCCCCCAGAGGCAGTATTGGAACCatcaacctttgagactccggcccaatgtaCAAACCCTTAGAGGACACCACCACAAAAACTTATACACTATTCCTAAAATGCACTTATTCGCATAAATCTTGTTCATACAACATTGAAACAATCAGTGAATTCTAGAATTGACTTATTATCTTTCAAATCATCATCCAAAATTTGTGAGATTTGACAAAACTACTGAGAGTAACATATTGCTGGGCTTTTTTTACTCTGCCGATTTTGGCAATGCTGTTATGAACTATTCGAGTGTTTCGCACATTGCCTAAATCCATGATCAtgcatatttgtttttattataaagaaaaaaaaactaggaTGAAGAATCCACGTTAACATTTGCCCCACTCAATACCACTTTTTATGAACAAGAATATACGTTTTCGTATTCCCTACCCTCCGCTAAATTCTATATGTGGTATATTTATGTTTCCTGGCTTTCGCAGCATTAAAGGCCAACCAATGACATGATCCGTAAGACCCATGGTACAGCAACATTATTTTCATTGATTACAGTATATGAATATTCCCTTAACGCATGTAAGGGACACGTGCACGTTTCGTATCGTGTACAAAACGATTTGAACAGGGAGAGTTGAAATGCCAAACTCATGTTGCTAACATTTGGAAAACAAAGCGCGGGATCTTCTGTCCACCTGTTGGGAATGCTCTACGCTACTACGGTTTCCTTTCGTGATTGACTCATGAGGTCGAATCATTGGAACGAGACCGTAGTGATTACTCTCGAGTAAGTAAAATGCCCTGCAGACACCCCTCAGCTTTTTGATCCTTTATACATAGCTGACTACACCCTTATtatttacgacgaatgcgagattcgttcgaaagtggtTGGTATTCCAGTTTACTGCAGCAAAATCTAATGGACTTactcgcattcgtcgtaaacaagaataagggtgagaCGGCTGTTTGGGATGATTATGGAGACATACATCAAAACAGACAAGCGAAATGTAAGGTTTCGTTACCATATGTCATTAATCCATATGTTGATAGGCCACTACCTAGGGTCCAGACGATGGAGTCATCTGTCTGGTGTCGGTGATAGGCACGGTGACAGGCAAGAACGCAACGTAAAATTCAGATGGATACTTTCAGAAATTAAATTCACGAGACGTTTTAGATAGCGAAAAGTACACTTCGAAACTTCGcagcttttattttatttatcgaACCACACAGCAAGTATGAGTACACTCACCGTCAGTGAATCAATTTCTCCGGAGACCGTGTACAAAGTTTTACAAAGTATTTacaagtacaaagtacaaataCAAAGTATTTGTATTCCAAACACAAACCAAAAAGTTGTGAATTGTACCTTCCGCTTCTGCAACTGAACTGAATATTCGACCAGTGCGTAGCTTACAGCTTTAGCTTCGTGCGTCTCCAGTGGCGACGCTTGGCGTTGTAACTATaggtaaaaaaattcaaattagtgcATCTCACTTTGAGCTACTTCAATTAGTTTCTTACCGGATTGTGTTACCCGTACGCATCCTGATCCACTGTGGAATGGGTCTGTTTTGCTTCAGCTTTTTCGCTAGCTTCTGCTTAATCCTAAAGGTCTTATGGGCCGACTGCAATGAAAATTTGATAAAGTAGTAATATAGTCAGTTTTAAATGTAGAAAAACGGCTAAATTATTGATAAATTCAttgtaaaattaatatttttgtacAAACCATTTCGATCTGATGTGTTCACTTCGATCCAATATGACGGAAAAGAAGGTGACATATCAACGGAAGAAGTTAAACGCATTTGAAGTGAAACTTTTGAGGATAGAAACGCAAAATTTCTATCGCCCCTGTCACCATCTTGCGGCGGGCATGTGTATAAAGTGCCATGTGCACGACCCGTTAGTTTCAGACGAGGTCGACGTCAAAATTGACTATGAGCCAAAGTCCTTAGAGTTCTAtcccagtaaagctcagccggaaatgaaccggaattctggctggttccagttcgtattccggctccagtgacacaaccgattctagttagaatcggttgttgcactggagccggaatacgaactggaaccagccagaattccagttcatttccggctgaactttactgggatgcaaatcatttcacacaCCGCTTGgatggtttgttttcctccaactgtcatattgtcgcgcttataataaaatctcacattgcgggcgtctgaaaggcgcatcaaatatagccgcagttgctccgcaagcagatttcagtggagctttatttttctgcctgctgtgtgcttttcgaaagcttcaaggaaaaagctgcctataaatttacacgctcgtaaaaagttactcaGATTCTGAGTACTTTTAACTCAGTTTTGAATGATGTTCGTAaacgtcaaaaattgagttgtcATGTATAATATCTCTGAGTAACTCTGACTCTATTTTTGGGTATTACACAAGAAACCGTTTTGGAGTTACCAAACGGAAAAGCCGTTTCTCGCCAAGTTAAAAATTCCAAGCGTCATCCGCCATTTTCCATTAGTAGGTACACGCTCGTTTAGTTATCGCTCATCactttttcacaaataaaaatttgttcaaatatttataatagttgaagcctgggagggagaaacagacactacgcacgaagtgtaaataatagcacttgtcaagaagcaagaaaactttcgacagcCAAAATCAATCAAGGTGGGCGACGCATAAATGAGCAAATTTCTTTTTGCGTGTCATTGATGCAAGCGTGTTACCGGCACATGACTTCAATCGTGTGATGGAAAGGATCTTGGGACAGTATAAAATCAGTGAAAGTTTTTTTCCCGGGTGCTTTACATTGATTTGAAGATAAAGTCAGCCGACAGTTTGCTTCCAGTACTCGAGTGAAATGGGACAAATTTCGGAACGATGTGTCTAATCTTATACTTTTAAAATAGGATTTTTGTGCCGTTCTTCTCCTTCATTCTACCACGGTTTCCTAAAAAATTGCTTAAACTGAATATTAAAAACCGATACAACATTAAAttcaatctgaaaaaaaaagaatttaattttataaaaatttaactaacagAATCCTTGAATAAGGAAACTCGCCGGTAGAGGCATGTTTATCtgatttgtgaaatgttgaCCAATGCATAGGTATTTGATAGGTAGATATATATAGGTACGGCTGCAGCCTTGGAACGTAAATATCCATATAATGAAATAAACGACAAAACGTTTGATAtaacatgttttcgtttttatatttcccctttatttactactgaaaaatattgccatcctaaataaagtacagaaaactgtttccacctttctttttacatcatcaaacaattttaaccgtcgaactgtcaaatttagccaaggttattttgcaaataactttcgaagtgtaagattttaactaatagatagaaatggaattttttcatgattctgATCATCAGATTAAGCTGCATGAGCACCcgaacattaaaaatattatgtCGATGTCAAACTTCACGTCGAAGTaacttgccaatttttttcgaaactttgtttatatttattagcATGCATCTAAGccgttgatgattttcattttcgcaGTATACTCTCAAAAGAAACTTTAAACTGGAGAACCATCAAATCTGACGCAAGGTGTCACTCATTCTAAAATTGTTAAATCagtcacaaatttttaaaactttcttcgCACGATTTACACAATTATTACTTGTCTTTACTATAGATATGAAAATAGCTTTTATGACATGTTTTAAATAGAAAGATgatataaattatttaaaaccaaaaagtatttttgaattacCAAAAAACGTGCACGTCACAGCATATTTTTTGATTCCATATTCCCATTTCTTGGAGTAGAGAACATTTACATTTACGTCACATTTCCATAACTGGTTTTATAACaagcataaaatatattttaggcgTAGTTCATTGAgcttaaaatgtaaatattatttgacattttcatataaaattagcgtttattttacattatagcaagatcgcaatattgtcttaaaacgatgctcgaaacttttgaacgcatctaaattcttattcatcattgaatacatagaaatacaatttatttgatTGTGGCAGCACGGATTACCGAAAAATCTATCTGgctaatttcaaaatggcattaaaatcacaaaaaaactttaataata carries:
- the LOC131689833 gene encoding large ribosomal subunit protein eL39 — encoded protein: MSAHKTFRIKQKLAKKLKQNRPIPQWIRMRTGNTIRYNAKRRHWRRTKLKL